Below is a window of Leucobacter chromiiresistens DNA.
TCGTCACCGAGAAGACGGTGATCGGTGAGCTGCGGGTCGGGCAGATCGGGGAGTACCGCATCGCGGTGGAGAACCGCGGGCCGACGCTCGACCCGGGCCCGATCACCGTCACCGATGCGCTGCCCGCCGGCCTGCGCTTCGCCTCCTCGCCCGACGACACCGTGCAGGTCTCGGGATCGACGGTGACCTGGACGCTGCCGCAGGGCCTCGCGGTCGGCGAGCGCGCCGAATTCGCGCTCTTCGTGCACGTCGATCAGGGCGCGTACCCGTCGGTCGCGAACTCCGCGACGGTCGAGACGCCCACCGCGCAGACCGCGGACGCGGTGCTCGCCGCCTCGGTCACCGCGCCGGTCGCGGCCGCGCCCGGGCTCGCCACGACGGGCGCCGACACCGCGGCGTTCGCGGCGCTCGCCGCGCTGCTGATGCTGCTCGCCGGAGCCGGCGTGCTGCTGGAGACGCGGCGGCGCCGGGAGCGGGAGGCGGCGGCTTAGCCCGCGTCGCCCCGGCCGCGGAGCCGGTCGATGTCGCGCCGCTCGCGCTTCGTCGGCCGGCCCGCGCCCCGGTCGCGCACGATCTCGGCGGGCCGCTCGACGCGCGGCGGCGGGGGCGGCGTGAGGTCGTCGAAGTGCTGCGCGGCGTCGGCGGCGCTGCCGCGCCGCACCGGGAGCCCCGCGACGCGGTAGATCGTGTCGAAGCCGTTGCGGCGCACGCGCACCTCGTCGCCCAGCCGCACCGCCTGAGACGCCTTCGCGGTCGCGCCGTTCACGCGCACGTGCCCGGCGCGGCAGGCGGCGGTGGCCTGGCTCCGCGTCTTGGCGAGGCGCACGCCCCAGACCCATGTGTCGACTCGTACGCTGTCACCGGCCATAGACTCGATGGTAGCCGGGGCGGAGGGCGCGCCCCCTGTCGGAGCGAGGGCGATGGAGTACGAGACGATCGCGGCGGCGGTGGACGCCGAGCAGGAGATCTCGCGATCGCGGTTTCTCGTGCGCCTCGAGCGGGTCGACGACGAGGCCGCCGCGCGGGCGGTCATCGCCCGCGTGCGCGCCGAGCACCCGCGAGCCCGGCACCACTGCTCGGCGTTCGTGCTCGGCCCCGACGGGCGCGTGCAGCGCTCGAACGACGACGGGGAGCCGAGCGGCACGGCGGGCGCACCGATGCTCGACGCGCTCGTCTCGGCGGGCCTCAGCGATGTCGTGGCGGTCGTGACTCGCTACTTCGGCGGCGTGCTGCTCGGGGCGGGCGGGCTGACGCGGGCGTACCGCTCGACCGTGGCGAGCGCGACGCTGCTCGCCCGGCGGCAGCGGCGCGGGCTGCGGCGATCCGTCGCCCTCAGCTGCGCGTACGACGTCGCGCCCCAGATCGAGGCCGAGGCGCGGCGGCGGGGGTACGCCGTGGGAGCCGCGGAGTACACCGACCGCGTGGTGCAGCGCTTCGCGCTCGCCGACGACGAGGTCGAGGCGTTCGCGTCGCTCGCGGCGGAGCTGAGCGCCGGTGCGGCCGCAGTCGAGGTGGGCGACGCCGCGTACGTCGACCTCGCGACCGGCGCGGGGCGCCTCGCGCCGTGAGTCGGTGCCCGGCCCCCAGGGCGCCGGGCACCGAGCGCCGGGCGCGAAAAAGCCCCCGGCGTCCTGGGGGACAGGGCCGGGGGCGTGTCTCCCGCGCCTATTGGGGAAGTGCGGCTCGGGAGGATGGTCTGAACTCGGGGGAACGAATCTTCAACCGCTGAACAGCATACGACCGCGCCCGGGCGATCGGGAGGCGGATCGGCACTATTCACCCGCACTTTCACCCGCGGCGTCTGCGCCCATCCCGGTGTCGGTGCGGCGCGATACGATTCCGGGGTGGAGTACTGGGCGGAGATCGTGGGTCAACCGGAGGCGGTGCGCACCTTGGACGCGGCCGCGGCGCCCGATGCGGCGCCCTCGCACGCCTGGCTCATCACGGGCCCTCCCGGCTCGGGCCGCTCGAACCTCGCCTTCCGCTTCGCCGCCGCGCTGATCTCGCGCGGGCCGGATCGCGAGGCCGTGTTCGCCCAGGTGCGCGCCCGCACCCACCCCGATCTCGGCGTGCTCACCACGCAGAAGCTGCTGATCGACATCAAGGCCGCACGCGACATCGTCACCACGGCGCACTACTCGCCGGCCGAAGGGCGATACCGGGTCATCGTGATCGAGGACGCGGATCGGATGCCCGAGCGCACGTCCAACGTGCTGCTGAAGGCGCTCGAGGAGCCGCCCGAGCGCACCATCTGGATCCTCTGCGCGCCGAGCGAGGCCGACCTGCTGCCCACCATCCGCTCCCGCGCGCGCTCGCTGCGCCTCGTCACGCCCGGCGCGGCCGACATCGCGCGGCTGCTGCACGAGCGCGACGGCATGGACGCCGAGCTCGCCGAGCGCGCGGCCCGGCTCGCGCAGAGCCACATCGGCATGGCGCGCCGACTCGCGAGCGACCCGGAGGCGCTCGCACGGCGTGAGCGCACGCTCGACGCCGCCCTCGGCGTGCAGACGCTCGGCGACGCGATGCGCGCAGCGGCGACGCTGGTCAAGGTCGCCGAGGCCGACGCCGCCGCCCTCACGGAGGCCCTCGACCAGCGCGAGCGCGAGGATGCCCTGCGCAGCCTCGGCCTGGCCGCCGGGGCGGCGATCCCGCCGCAGATGCGCAGCCAGATCCGCGCCCTCGAAGAAGACCAGAAGCGGCGCGCGACGCGCAGCCTGCGAGACGGCATCGACCGCATCCTCACCGACCTGCTCTCCCTCTTCCGCGACGTGCTGCTCACCGCCCTGCACGGCGAGCCGGCGCTCATCAACCGCGAACGCGCGGCAGCGATCGCCGACCTCGCCGAGCGGTGGGGGCCGGAGCGCGCCCTCGCCGTGGTGACGGCGGTCGAGGTCGCCCGCGAGCGGCTCGGGCGCGGCATCACCCCGGGGCTCGTGCTCGAAGCCCTCTTCGCCACGCAGAGCAGTGCCGACACGCTCGTACCGGGCGCCGCCGAGATCGGAGCACCCCGATGAGATGGACGCCCATGAGTCGCACGCCGAGCGCCGCCCCGCTTCGCGGCCGCCGGTCGAGCTCGGCGCGCGGTCGGCGGCTGCTCGGCATCGTCGCGCTCGCGACCACCGCGGCGCTCGCGATCACGGGCTGCGCCCCGATCGCCGCCCTCGTGCAGCAGGCCACCGCCCGCGAACCGGAGCTGCCGCCCCGGCCCGACGGCACCGTCGAGGGCTTCGGCGCGCAGCAGCCCGACTGGGTTCCGTGCGGCGACGGGCTCGAGTGCGCCGTCGTGCACGCCCCGCTCGACTGGGAGCAGACCTCGGGCGAGACCATCTCTCTCAGCCTCGTGAAGCAGCAGGCCCTCGGCGGAGACGCGATCGGCACGCTGTTCGTCAACCCGGGCGGGCCCGGGGCCTCGGGCATCGACTACCTCTCGGGCGGGGTCGGCGGCGCGGTGCAGACCGAAGTGCAGGAGGCCTACGACGTCGTCGCGTGGGATCCGCGCGGCGTCGGCGCATCCACCCCCGTCACCTGCCTCGACGACGCGGCCATGGACGACTACCTCTTCGGCGTCGACCCGGCCGAGCAGGGCCTCGAGATGGGCAGCGATGCCTGGATGAACGCGGCGCTCGCGCACGAGCGCGACTTCGGCGAGGCGTGCCTCGAGCAGTCGGGCGACCTGCTCGCGCATGTGAGCACCGCCGAGACGGTGCGCGACCTCGACATGCTGCGCGCCATCGCCGGCGACCCCCAGCTCAACTACCTCGGCTACTCCTACGGCACCTACATCGGCGCGCGCTACGCGGACGCGTACCCCGAGCGCGTCGGCCGACTGGTGCTCGACGGGGCGATGGACCCGTCGGCCACGCTCGCCGACGTGGTCCGCGAGCAGACGCGCGGCTTCGAGACCGCGCTGCGGGCCTACACGACCGACTGCCTCACCCGCGACGACTGCCCGCTCGACGGCCCCGTCGACGTGGCGATGGCGCAGATCAGCGCGCTGCTCGACCGCGTGGAGGCCGAGCCGCTGACCGGATCGGACGGGCGGGCCTTCACCGTGTCGACGATGCTCACGGCGATCATCACGCCGCTCTACAGCCAGAGCAACTGGGGCTACCTCGACGAGCTCTTCTCGACCGTGGCGGCGGGCGACGCCGACACCGGGCTCATGCTCGCCGACTTCTACTACGACCGCCAGAACGGCGCCTACCTCAGCAACTCGACCGAGGCGTTCACCGCCATCAACTGCCTCGACTACCCGGCCGGCAGCTCCGACCGCGATCAGATGCGCGCCGACGCGGCCGAGCTCGACGAGATCGCGCCGACCATCGGCAGGTTCCAGGGGTACGGAGACCTCGCCTGCGCGGCCTGGCCCGAGCAGCCGACCTCGGAGCGCGGCCCCGTCACGGGGGCGGGCGCCGCGCCGATCCTCGTCGTCGGCACCACCGGCGACCCTGCGACCCCGTACCGCTGGGCCGAGTCGCTCGCCGAGCAGCTCGAGAGCGGCGTGCTCG
It encodes the following:
- a CDS encoding RNA-binding S4 domain-containing protein; the protein is MAGDSVRVDTWVWGVRLAKTRSQATAACRAGHVRVNGATAKASQAVRLGDEVRVRRNGFDTIYRVAGLPVRRGSAADAAQHFDDLTPPPPPRVERPAEIVRDRGAGRPTKRERRDIDRLRGRGDAG
- a CDS encoding YigZ family protein; this encodes MEYETIAAAVDAEQEISRSRFLVRLERVDDEAAARAVIARVRAEHPRARHHCSAFVLGPDGRVQRSNDDGEPSGTAGAPMLDALVSAGLSDVVAVVTRYFGGVLLGAGGLTRAYRSTVASATLLARRQRRGLRRSVALSCAYDVAPQIEAEARRRGYAVGAAEYTDRVVQRFALADDEVEAFASLAAELSAGAAAVEVGDAAYVDLATGAGRLAP
- a CDS encoding DNA polymerase III subunit delta'; this translates as MEYWAEIVGQPEAVRTLDAAAAPDAAPSHAWLITGPPGSGRSNLAFRFAAALISRGPDREAVFAQVRARTHPDLGVLTTQKLLIDIKAARDIVTTAHYSPAEGRYRVIVIEDADRMPERTSNVLLKALEEPPERTIWILCAPSEADLLPTIRSRARSLRLVTPGAADIARLLHERDGMDAELAERAARLAQSHIGMARRLASDPEALARRERTLDAALGVQTLGDAMRAAATLVKVAEADAAALTEALDQREREDALRSLGLAAGAAIPPQMRSQIRALEEDQKRRATRSLRDGIDRILTDLLSLFRDVLLTALHGEPALINRERAAAIADLAERWGPERALAVVTAVEVARERLGRGITPGLVLEALFATQSSADTLVPGAAEIGAPR
- a CDS encoding alpha/beta hydrolase → MSRTPSAAPLRGRRSSSARGRRLLGIVALATTAALAITGCAPIAALVQQATAREPELPPRPDGTVEGFGAQQPDWVPCGDGLECAVVHAPLDWEQTSGETISLSLVKQQALGGDAIGTLFVNPGGPGASGIDYLSGGVGGAVQTEVQEAYDVVAWDPRGVGASTPVTCLDDAAMDDYLFGVDPAEQGLEMGSDAWMNAALAHERDFGEACLEQSGDLLAHVSTAETVRDLDMLRAIAGDPQLNYLGYSYGTYIGARYADAYPERVGRLVLDGAMDPSATLADVVREQTRGFETALRAYTTDCLTRDDCPLDGPVDVAMAQISALLDRVEAEPLTGSDGRAFTVSTMLTAIITPLYSQSNWGYLDELFSTVAAGDADTGLMLADFYYDRQNGAYLSNSTEAFTAINCLDYPAGSSDRDQMRADAAELDEIAPTIGRFQGYGDLACAAWPEQPTSERGPVTGAGAAPILVVGTTGDPATPYRWAESLAEQLESGVLVTYQGEGHTAYGENDCIDDTIDAYLLTGATPASDPQCS